The nucleotide window CGCCGCCGAACTGCCGCGGGTCGCGCCGGCCGAAGTGGGCCTGTCATCAACGAAACTGCAACGGATCAAGAAAATCGTGCAGGTCCAAGTCGACAAGAAGCAGATCGCCGGCGCGGTGATCCTCGTCGCGCGTCGCGGAAAGATCGCTTTTCTCGAACCGTTCGGAAAGCTCGACCTGAAATCGGGCAAGCCGATGCCGCCCGACGCGATCTTCCGCTTTTACTCGATGACCAAGCCCATCACTTCGGTGGCCGCTCTGGTGTTGGTCGAAGCGGGGAAGCTCAAACTCGACGAGCCGGTCGGCAATTACCTGCCGGAACTGAGGGACCTGCGAGTGCACGCCGGCAAGGACCAGACCATCGCGGCGAAGCGCGCCGTCACGATCCGCGACCTCATGCGTCATACCTCGGGCTTCACCTACGGCATGCCCAACGGCTCGCCCGTCGATC belongs to Pirellulales bacterium and includes:
- a CDS encoding serine hydrolase domain-containing protein — translated: MTSPISMRLTNYTILLGAFWAPTGALDQPRAAELPRVAPAEVGLSSTKLQRIKKIVQVQVDKKQIAGAVILVARRGKIAFLEPFGKLDLKSGKPMPPDAIFRFYSMTKPITSVAALVLVEAGKLKLDEPVGNYLPELRDLRVHAGKDQTIAAKRAVTIRDLMRHTSGFTYGMPNGSPVD